In Afipia sp. GAS231, a single window of DNA contains:
- a CDS encoding AAA family ATPase gives MDARTNELPLEAEYEYSDVNHSQRSSARPSIGATDILETLRRSWRFPLYGFLIGLALAAVYFVTVPNPYKSSARVLVDRSMSRYLQNNKIVDQPTFDEAEVGSQQYVMSSDSVIVPMIRSLGLTRDSEFVGQPKMGGARISDYLGDIKKAVAGLFGVRVAPVDDPEAALERTAVEAISKRLTVTREDIANVINVAFESEDRAKAAKIANAIAESYVATTMSAKLTSTKVASQWLQDRLVELKKQAADADLALQDFRAANNLKTAAGGQEQRANLETQLANAQIAAAEAKSRLDRIRLRNGEDITTQMGTDALNNNAKAGLTSPGELFSLTNNELIRLRGQYRDVSARAADIESHVGDKHPIAVKIRRQADSLREAIQAEEKRIADSYANEYQVAKARETEIAATVSNLAGGTKAGSELRELESSAEALHKLYDSTLQKYKEINTIETETMPVQSARVITRAVPALSKNSKKGWAVLAGSMMLGLFLGAGAAVGKEWVADVFRTPKAVEQVTGTKCVVLPLVEAKSTPMEELVLDAPYSRFTEALRNVKAQIDTNRGVHGAKVIGIVSSLPKEGKTTVGANLAALMIAASGARTLVIDSDFHVRRLSAALAPDAREGLLEALENPTRLPWLVSRRQRSGLHVLPCVAPARIPNSAELLGSPMMAQLLSVARKSYDYIIIEIAPVMSVVDVKMIERFVDQFVFVVEWGETKRDLVLDALAEADIIRDRLACVILNKADPVAIQKIESYKGIKSGDYYQS, from the coding sequence ATGGATGCCAGAACCAACGAACTGCCTCTCGAGGCCGAGTACGAATATTCCGATGTGAATCATTCGCAGCGATCGAGCGCGCGTCCCTCGATTGGCGCCACCGATATTCTCGAGACCTTGCGCCGCAGCTGGCGCTTTCCGCTCTACGGATTCTTGATCGGACTGGCGCTGGCGGCGGTCTATTTCGTCACGGTGCCTAACCCATACAAAAGCTCTGCGCGCGTGCTGGTCGACCGCAGCATGAGCCGGTACCTGCAGAACAACAAGATCGTCGACCAGCCGACGTTCGACGAAGCGGAAGTCGGTAGCCAGCAATACGTGATGTCGTCGGACAGTGTCATCGTTCCGATGATCCGCTCGCTGGGCCTGACCCGCGACAGCGAATTCGTCGGCCAGCCCAAGATGGGCGGCGCGCGGATTTCGGACTATCTCGGTGACATCAAGAAAGCCGTCGCCGGTCTGTTTGGCGTGCGCGTCGCTCCCGTCGATGATCCCGAAGCTGCGCTCGAGCGGACCGCGGTCGAAGCGATCTCCAAGCGTCTGACCGTCACACGCGAAGACATCGCCAACGTCATTAACGTGGCATTCGAATCCGAAGACAGGGCCAAGGCGGCCAAAATCGCCAATGCGATCGCCGAAAGCTATGTCGCGACGACGATGAGCGCCAAGCTCACCTCCACCAAGGTCGCGAGCCAGTGGCTGCAGGATCGCCTGGTCGAACTGAAGAAGCAGGCCGCGGACGCCGATCTCGCGCTGCAGGACTTCAGGGCCGCCAACAACCTGAAGACCGCCGCCGGCGGCCAGGAGCAGCGTGCCAACCTGGAAACCCAACTCGCCAACGCCCAGATCGCCGCGGCCGAAGCCAAGAGCCGTCTCGACCGCATCCGGCTGCGAAACGGCGAAGACATCACGACGCAGATGGGCACTGATGCGTTGAACAACAACGCCAAGGCCGGACTGACGTCGCCCGGCGAACTGTTTTCCCTGACCAACAACGAACTGATCAGACTGCGCGGACAGTACCGCGACGTGTCGGCAAGGGCCGCCGACATCGAATCCCATGTCGGCGACAAGCACCCCATCGCCGTCAAGATTCGCCGGCAGGCCGACAGCCTGCGCGAAGCGATACAGGCTGAGGAAAAGCGAATTGCCGATTCCTACGCCAATGAATATCAGGTCGCCAAGGCACGCGAGACCGAGATCGCGGCCACCGTCTCCAATCTGGCCGGCGGCACCAAGGCCGGCAGTGAACTGCGCGAACTCGAAAGCTCGGCAGAGGCGCTGCACAAGCTCTACGACAGCACGCTGCAGAAATACAAAGAGATCAACACCATCGAAACCGAAACCATGCCGGTCCAGAGCGCGCGGGTGATCACGCGCGCCGTTCCGGCGTTGTCCAAGAATTCCAAGAAGGGCTGGGCCGTGCTCGCGGGCAGCATGATGCTCGGTCTCTTCCTTGGCGCAGGTGCTGCCGTCGGCAAGGAATGGGTCGCGGACGTGTTCCGGACTCCCAAGGCGGTCGAGCAGGTCACCGGAACCAAATGCGTGGTTCTGCCGCTGGTCGAAGCGAAGTCGACGCCGATGGAAGAACTCGTCCTCGATGCGCCCTACTCCCGCTTCACCGAGGCGCTTCGTAACGTCAAGGCGCAGATCGATACCAACCGAGGCGTACACGGCGCCAAGGTCATCGGCATCGTGTCCTCGCTGCCGAAGGAAGGAAAGACCACCGTCGGCGCCAATCTAGCGGCGCTGATGATCGCAGCATCCGGCGCGCGTACCCTGGTCATCGACAGCGATTTCCACGTCAGAAGGCTGAGCGCTGCGCTAGCGCCCGACGCGCGCGAGGGACTTCTCGAAGCCCTAGAAAATCCCACCCGGCTGCCCTGGCTGGTCTCGCGGCGGCAGCGGTCGGGACTTCATGTCCTGCCATGCGTTGCCCCAGCCCGTATTCCGAATTCGGCCGAACTGCTGGGGTCGCCGATGATGGCGCAACTGCTGTCCGTCGCCCGCAAATCCTATGACTACATCATCATCGAGATCGCACCCGTGATGTCGGTCGTCGATGTGAAGATGATCGAGCGCTTCGTCGATCAGTTCGTCTTCGTGGTCGAGTGGGGCGAGACGAAACGGGATCTCGTGCTCGACGCGCTCGCGGAAGCCGACATCATTCGCGACCGTCTCGCCTGTGTCATCCTCAACAAGGCCGACCCGGTCGCGATCCAGAAGATCGAATCCTACAAGGGCATCAAGTCCGGGGATTATTACCAGAGCTGA
- a CDS encoding cupin domain-containing protein, whose amino-acid sequence MKATGFWRYLATPLVFAGMLGISSAAELNPAAVAYKLPDQIPWSPVDARGGQNAVVVGDPSKPGFYMVYTKWTKGNHFSRPHFHPNDRYIVVLQGTWWVGTGPKFDPANTTPMPAGSFVTHFGKQVHWDGAKDEDAVLLIMGEGPATSTAAEEK is encoded by the coding sequence ATGAAGGCGACCGGTTTCTGGCGATATCTTGCAACCCCGCTTGTGTTCGCCGGAATGCTCGGCATCAGCTCCGCCGCTGAACTCAATCCCGCCGCCGTGGCCTACAAATTGCCCGACCAGATCCCGTGGAGCCCTGTTGACGCACGAGGCGGGCAAAACGCTGTCGTTGTTGGCGATCCAAGCAAACCCGGCTTCTACATGGTCTATACCAAGTGGACCAAGGGCAATCATTTCAGCCGCCCGCACTTCCACCCCAACGACCGCTACATCGTCGTGCTGCAGGGCACCTGGTGGGTCGGCACGGGTCCGAAATTCGATCCCGCCAATACCACGCCGATGCCGGCCGGCAGCTTCGTCACCCATTTCGGCAAGCAGGTGCATTGGGACGGCGCCAAGGATGAAGACGCCGTTCTCCTGATCATGGGCGAGGGTCCGGCGACATCGACGGCGGCGGAAGAGAAATAA
- a CDS encoding polysaccharide biosynthesis/export family protein yields MAKRLNFCDEQRADPVATRSLRLPRDLSGALRFLARASVLSILLAHGGCSSLPTSGPSNALARMDQVDPAALPYAMVKVTPDVENILERNSVRLGRVFIDRRGPAEIRFGIGDTVSVTIFEAAAGGLFIPVDAGVRPGNYVTLPNQPVDTQGNITVPYAGNIRAQGRTAVQVQTAIVNALKNRALEPQAVVALVDQKASSISVLGEVGTPSRFPANAAGERLLDAISRAGGPRNPGFDTFVTLEREGRQATAPFGSLLNEPTNNIFVRPQDMIYVFTQPQTFVAFGASGQQGQFGFGAWRLSIAEALGKTGGLNDNLADPASVYLYRGERREVAEQLGIDCSRFSGLVVPVIYNLNLRDPAGYFLATKFEMHNKDVIFTSNSTSVESSKLMTYLRLITATVNDPLMAAVNAYTVKGLAAGTGGATVVNTTSSLK; encoded by the coding sequence GTGGCAAAAAGACTAAACTTTTGCGACGAGCAAAGGGCGGACCCGGTCGCGACGCGGTCGCTGCGTCTGCCACGGGACCTGTCCGGCGCGCTGCGGTTCCTCGCCCGCGCCTCCGTCTTGTCGATACTCCTCGCCCATGGCGGCTGCTCCAGCCTTCCGACCTCCGGGCCATCAAATGCCCTGGCTCGCATGGATCAGGTCGACCCTGCCGCCCTGCCCTATGCGATGGTCAAGGTCACGCCGGACGTCGAAAATATCCTGGAGCGCAATTCGGTTCGCCTCGGCCGGGTGTTTATCGACCGGCGCGGTCCGGCCGAAATCCGCTTCGGCATCGGCGATACCGTCAGTGTCACGATCTTCGAGGCCGCAGCCGGCGGCCTGTTCATTCCGGTCGATGCCGGCGTTCGTCCCGGCAATTATGTGACGCTGCCGAACCAGCCGGTCGACACCCAGGGCAACATCACGGTGCCATACGCGGGCAACATCAGGGCGCAGGGACGAACCGCGGTGCAGGTGCAGACCGCGATCGTCAACGCGCTGAAGAACCGCGCGCTCGAGCCGCAGGCAGTCGTTGCGCTCGTCGACCAGAAGGCCTCCTCCATCAGCGTGCTCGGCGAAGTCGGGACCCCATCGCGGTTTCCCGCGAACGCCGCAGGCGAACGCCTGCTCGATGCGATCTCGCGCGCCGGCGGCCCCCGCAATCCCGGCTTCGATACCTTCGTGACGCTCGAACGCGAGGGACGCCAGGCGACCGCGCCGTTCGGGTCGCTTCTCAACGAGCCGACCAACAACATCTTTGTCCGGCCGCAGGACATGATCTACGTGTTCACGCAGCCGCAGACCTTCGTCGCCTTCGGCGCGTCGGGACAGCAGGGACAATTCGGATTTGGCGCCTGGCGGCTCTCGATTGCCGAGGCTCTGGGAAAGACCGGCGGACTTAACGACAACCTCGCCGATCCCGCGTCGGTTTATCTCTATCGCGGCGAGCGGCGCGAAGTCGCCGAACAGCTCGGCATCGATTGCTCGCGGTTCAGCGGCCTGGTCGTTCCGGTCATCTATAATCTCAACCTGCGCGATCCGGCGGGCTACTTCCTCGCCACCAAGTTCGAGATGCACAACAAGGACGTGATCTTTACGTCGAACTCGACGTCGGTCGAATCGAGCAAGCTGATGACGTATCTGCGGTTGATCACGGCCACCGTGAACGATCCGCTGATGGCCGCCGTCAACGCCTACACCGTCAAGGGCCTTGCCGCGGGTACGGGCGGCGCGACCGTCGTCAACACCACATCCAGCCTAAAGTAG
- a CDS encoding amidohydrolase family protein, with protein MLFQCKVCGPATDHGSAPSRSGKAKPFSKPWRTIDIHCHCMVPEANAMVLKATGIQGGGHTPNANAHVNDLTRSIQPQRGKIDFPKLTDLETRFADMDRDGIDVQVISPYPGHFVYAAPPEVARDSCHMVNDHIAGMVAKHPDRLLGMGTVPLQDPGMAVAELDRTVNKLGFRGVELCTNVRGVDLTRAGLEKFFARVEELDVMIFLHPFGTSLVGRMEDHYFPNTIGHPLDSALCVGQLVFDGYLERFPKLKICIAHGGGYIPGYWGRFDHAWAHREDCRVTIQKKPSEYLKKLYFDTVVFDERELRHLIEIWGADHIMLGTDYPFDMAEPDPVGFLGRVTGVSEKDMALVAGGNAERLLGLTAKAKSAAK; from the coding sequence ATGCTGTTTCAATGCAAAGTCTGCGGCCCCGCGACCGATCACGGCAGCGCGCCATCGCGCTCCGGGAAAGCAAAGCCGTTCAGCAAACCCTGGCGCACCATCGACATTCACTGCCATTGCATGGTGCCTGAGGCCAACGCGATGGTGCTGAAGGCGACCGGCATTCAGGGCGGCGGACACACGCCCAACGCCAACGCGCATGTCAACGATCTCACCAGGAGCATCCAGCCGCAGCGCGGTAAGATCGATTTTCCGAAACTGACCGATCTCGAAACCCGCTTCGCCGACATGGACCGCGACGGCATCGACGTGCAGGTGATCTCGCCCTATCCCGGCCATTTCGTGTATGCCGCGCCACCGGAAGTCGCCCGCGACAGCTGCCACATGGTCAACGATCACATCGCTGGCATGGTGGCGAAACATCCGGACCGGCTGCTGGGCATGGGCACGGTGCCGCTGCAGGATCCCGGCATGGCCGTTGCCGAACTCGACCGCACCGTCAACAAGCTCGGATTTCGCGGCGTCGAACTCTGCACCAATGTCAGGGGTGTCGATCTGACCCGCGCCGGCCTGGAAAAATTCTTCGCCCGCGTCGAAGAGCTCGACGTGATGATCTTCCTGCATCCGTTCGGCACCAGCCTGGTCGGACGCATGGAGGATCATTATTTTCCGAACACGATCGGACACCCGCTGGATTCCGCGCTATGCGTCGGACAACTGGTGTTCGACGGCTATCTCGAGCGGTTTCCCAAACTCAAGATCTGCATCGCGCACGGCGGCGGCTACATCCCCGGCTATTGGGGCCGCTTCGACCACGCCTGGGCGCATCGCGAGGATTGCCGCGTCACCATCCAGAAGAAGCCGTCGGAATATCTGAAGAAGCTCTATTTCGACACGGTGGTGTTCGACGAACGCGAGCTCAGGCACCTGATCGAGATCTGGGGCGCCGATCACATCATGCTGGGCACCGATTATCCGTTCGACATGGCGGAGCCGGATCCGGTCGGCTTCCTCGGCCGGGTCACGGGCGTCAGCGAAAAGGACATGGCGCTGGTGGCCGGCGGCAACGCCGAGCGGCTGCTGGGCTTGACGGCCAAGGCCAAATCGGCGGCAAAATAG
- a CDS encoding GAF domain-containing protein, which translates to MKTEIVRTFAALNATNEAILYAKSPEELYRKVSEAAFFSGDFLASAIFLLEPGTNLLRFAAGCGDDITRLRSINISIVAGTPEGSGVCGQAFRDQRVIISNDFLNDPRSTAWRDGAKTGQVGAAAALPLTCNGHSVGVFLVTRREPGSLNRQIISMLERVSANVSFALDNFDHEAARKDGERAMRRLNRMFGAISATNEAILRAKTEQELYQRVCDAAVYSGKSVATAVLLAEQDSNWLKPVAGTGESLHLITRSRFSIDPDNEYGKGISGEAFRTQRPCVNDDLAATVQGGPWQEAQRESGVMACVAVPLTRVGRSVGVLLFFVSKSWAEDEEIIALLARIAENVSFALDNFERASEKAVADQQQERLTRMFAALSATNEAIMRAKSRAELHELVCEAAANGGRFNSTSILLARPDSDYPDMVAVAGPTAENMRRVKVSFDAAHPEGHGLCGNAFRSRQACVANDLRGDPRGATFQKFILSDGARSGAAFPLFVSGQPVGVMFFISAEADTFTPEFAELLQRLADNVSFALESFDRADEKAKTEGQKEGLARMLGALSATNEAIVRARSRSELFELVCEATAQGGKFTSTSIALIRSDSDYLDVAGAAGPTVASAREVKLSFNEAHPEGRGVGGRAIRSRRPSIINDYLADPPSQAFHARARHDGANSGAAFPLFVQGRVVGVMVYISLEKGTFTPEFAELLQRLADNVSFALENFDRADEKARTEEQKERLGRMFAALSATNEAIMRAKSRTELFDLVCAAAATGGKFTSTTIALAKPGSDYLDVVATGGPAAVSARSVLMSTNEAHPEGRGACGMAFRSGAACIINDYLADPRCQAFHPQAIKDGTRSGASFPLFARGQVVGILVFVATEKDTFTPEFSELLQRLADNVSFALENFARVDEKAQADQRIEYLASHDSLTNLPNRDMFNGMLRLAIDAAQRYDRRFAVLFIDLDRFKVINDSLGHDAGDMLLVEIGGRLRRALRSSDVVARLGGDEFVVILEEAAERHEVERIASELLSVLSQPLQLSGHECHTTASIGIAMYPADGADMQTLTKNADMAMYLAKEDGKNGFRFFTREIKTQSIERLTLESALRRALERDQFSLHYQPKVDMVSGQITGVEALLRWNHPELGIVSPGQFIPLAEETGLIVPIGRWVLKEACTQNMAWQRRGLRPVTMAVNLSPRQFADPHLLHDVDEALLASGMSPVLLQLEVTESMVMRNVSRAIKVLDAVQSRGIRLAIDDFGTGYSSMSLMKQFPIDTIKIDRSFVRDLPIDTEDQAIAQAIISMGKALGMTVIAEGVETVEQEAFLRSHACDEMQGFLFSKPLPAREMANLLRAEAQISSPPLQPSAEDEILKAEVRARLSLNQD; encoded by the coding sequence GTGAAGACCGAAATCGTGCGTACGTTTGCGGCGTTGAACGCCACCAACGAAGCGATTCTGTACGCAAAATCACCCGAAGAACTGTACCGGAAAGTCAGCGAAGCCGCCTTCTTCAGCGGAGACTTCCTGGCCTCGGCGATCTTTCTGCTGGAGCCGGGTACCAACCTGCTGCGTTTCGCTGCCGGCTGTGGCGACGACATCACCCGCCTGCGCAGTATCAACATTTCGATCGTGGCCGGTACACCCGAGGGCTCAGGGGTCTGCGGGCAGGCCTTTCGCGACCAGCGGGTGATCATCAGCAACGATTTCCTCAACGACCCGCGTTCGACCGCCTGGCGCGACGGCGCCAAAACCGGACAGGTCGGAGCGGCGGCAGCGCTGCCGCTGACCTGCAATGGCCACAGCGTCGGCGTCTTCCTCGTTACCCGGCGCGAACCCGGCTCGCTCAATCGCCAGATCATTTCGATGCTGGAACGGGTGTCGGCGAACGTGTCGTTCGCGCTCGACAATTTCGATCATGAGGCCGCGCGCAAGGACGGCGAGCGGGCAATGCGGCGGCTGAACCGGATGTTCGGCGCCATCAGCGCCACCAACGAAGCTATTCTGCGCGCCAAGACCGAACAGGAACTCTATCAGCGGGTTTGCGATGCCGCCGTCTACAGCGGAAAATCCGTCGCCACCGCCGTGCTGCTGGCCGAGCAAGACTCGAACTGGTTGAAGCCGGTCGCCGGCACCGGCGAAAGCCTCCATTTGATTACGCGGTCGCGCTTCTCGATCGATCCCGATAATGAATATGGCAAGGGCATTTCCGGTGAAGCGTTCCGGACGCAGCGCCCTTGCGTCAATGACGACCTGGCAGCGACCGTGCAGGGTGGGCCCTGGCAAGAGGCTCAGCGCGAGTCCGGCGTGATGGCCTGTGTGGCGGTCCCCCTGACCAGGGTGGGCCGAAGCGTGGGCGTGCTGCTGTTCTTCGTCAGCAAATCCTGGGCGGAAGACGAGGAGATCATCGCGCTGCTGGCGCGGATTGCCGAGAACGTATCGTTCGCGCTCGATAATTTCGAACGCGCGAGCGAAAAGGCCGTTGCCGACCAGCAGCAGGAGCGGTTGACGCGCATGTTCGCGGCGCTCAGCGCCACCAACGAGGCGATCATGCGGGCGAAGTCCCGCGCCGAACTGCATGAACTGGTGTGCGAAGCCGCCGCCAACGGCGGGCGCTTTAATTCGACCAGCATCCTGCTGGCGCGGCCCGACAGCGACTATCCCGATATGGTCGCGGTGGCCGGACCGACCGCGGAAAACATGCGCCGGGTGAAGGTTTCGTTCGACGCGGCTCACCCGGAAGGGCACGGGTTGTGCGGAAACGCATTTCGTTCCCGGCAAGCTTGCGTCGCCAACGACCTGCGCGGTGATCCGCGAGGCGCGACGTTTCAAAAATTCATTCTCAGCGACGGCGCAAGGTCGGGCGCAGCCTTTCCGCTGTTCGTTTCCGGTCAGCCCGTTGGCGTGATGTTCTTCATTTCCGCCGAAGCAGATACGTTCACGCCCGAATTCGCCGAATTGTTGCAGCGGCTCGCCGATAACGTATCGTTCGCGCTGGAGAGTTTCGATCGTGCCGACGAGAAGGCGAAAACCGAGGGGCAGAAGGAAGGCCTGGCGCGTATGTTGGGCGCGCTCAGCGCGACCAACGAAGCGATCGTGCGCGCAAGGTCGCGCAGCGAGTTGTTCGAACTGGTGTGCGAAGCGACCGCTCAGGGTGGCAAGTTCACCTCGACCTCGATCGCGCTGATTAGGTCGGATAGCGACTATCTGGACGTCGCAGGCGCGGCGGGGCCGACGGTAGCCAGCGCGCGCGAAGTGAAATTGTCATTCAACGAAGCCCATCCGGAAGGGCGCGGGGTCGGCGGCCGTGCGATACGTTCGCGACGGCCCAGCATCATCAACGACTATCTTGCCGACCCGCCAAGTCAGGCGTTTCACGCCCGGGCGCGCCACGACGGCGCCAATTCCGGCGCGGCCTTTCCCCTGTTCGTGCAGGGGCGGGTGGTCGGCGTCATGGTCTACATTTCGCTCGAGAAGGGCACGTTCACGCCGGAGTTCGCCGAATTGCTGCAGCGGCTCGCGGACAACGTGTCGTTCGCACTGGAGAATTTCGACCGCGCCGACGAGAAGGCCAGGACCGAGGAACAGAAGGAGCGGCTGGGGCGGATGTTCGCGGCGCTCAGCGCCACCAACGAAGCAATCATGCGGGCAAAGTCCCGTACCGAGTTGTTCGATCTGGTCTGTGCGGCGGCCGCCACCGGCGGCAAGTTCACCTCGACCACCATCGCGCTGGCGAAACCCGGCAGCGACTACCTCGACGTCGTCGCCACCGGCGGACCGGCTGCCGTCAGCGCGCGCTCCGTATTGATGTCGACCAACGAAGCCCACCCTGAAGGGCGCGGAGCGTGCGGCATGGCGTTCCGTTCGGGAGCGGCCTGCATCATCAACGATTATCTCGCCGATCCGCGCTGCCAGGCGTTCCATCCCCAGGCGATCAAGGACGGCACGCGATCCGGCGCGTCGTTTCCGTTGTTTGCGCGCGGGCAGGTGGTCGGCATTCTCGTGTTCGTCGCGACCGAGAAGGATACGTTCACGCCGGAATTCTCCGAACTGCTGCAGCGGCTCGCCGACAATGTGTCGTTCGCGCTGGAGAATTTCGCCCGCGTCGACGAAAAGGCGCAAGCCGACCAGCGCATCGAGTATCTGGCGTCGCATGACAGCCTGACCAACCTGCCGAACCGCGACATGTTCAACGGGATGCTGCGGCTGGCGATCGACGCCGCGCAACGTTACGATCGCCGGTTTGCCGTGCTGTTCATCGATCTCGACCGGTTCAAGGTCATCAACGATTCGCTGGGGCATGACGCCGGCGACATGCTGCTGGTGGAAATCGGCGGCAGGCTGCGGCGCGCGCTGCGTTCGAGCGACGTCGTGGCTCGGCTCGGTGGCGACGAATTCGTGGTCATCCTGGAAGAGGCCGCCGAGCGCCACGAGGTCGAGCGGATCGCCAGCGAACTGTTGTCGGTGCTGAGCCAGCCGCTGCAGTTGAGCGGCCACGAATGTCACACCACGGCCTCGATCGGGATTGCGATGTATCCGGCTGATGGCGCCGACATGCAGACGCTGACCAAGAATGCCGACATGGCGATGTATCTCGCCAAGGAAGACGGCAAGAACGGTTTCCGTTTCTTCACCCGCGAGATCAAGACGCAGTCGATCGAGCGGCTGACGCTGGAGAGCGCGCTGCGCCGCGCGCTGGAGCGCGACCAGTTTTCGCTGCATTATCAGCCCAAGGTCGACATGGTGAGCGGCCAGATCACCGGCGTCGAGGCGCTGTTGCGCTGGAACCATCCCGAACTCGGCATCGTCTCGCCGGGCCAGTTCATTCCGCTCGCCGAGGAAACCGGGCTGATCGTTCCGATCGGCCGCTGGGTGCTGAAGGAAGCCTGCACACAGAACATGGCGTGGCAGCGTCGCGGCCTGCGGCCGGTGACGATGGCGGTCAACCTGTCGCCGCGGCAATTCGCCGACCCGCATCTGCTGCACGATGTCGACGAGGCGCTGCTCGCAAGCGGCATGTCGCCGGTGCTGCTGCAGCTCGAAGTCACCGAAAGCATGGTGATGCGCAACGTGTCCCGCGCGATCAAGGTGCTTGATGCGGTCCAGAGCCGCGGCATTCGCCTCGCAATCGACGATTTCGGCACCGGTTATTCGTCGATGTCGCTGATGAAGCAGTTCCCGATCGACACCATCAAGATCGACCGCTCCTTCGTCCGCGACCTACCGATCGATACCGAAGATCAGGCGATCGCGCAGGCGATCATCAGCATGGGCAAGGCGCTCGGCATGACCGTCATTGCTGAGGGCGTCGAGACCGTGGAGCAGGAAGCGTTCCTGCGCAGCCATGCCTGCGACGAAATGCAGGGCTTTCTGTTCTCGAAACCACTGCCGGCGCGGGAGATGGCCAATCTGCTGCGGGCCGAGGCGCAGATTTCCTCGCCGCCGCTACAGCCCAGCGCGGAGGACGAAATCCTCAAGGCCGAAGTTCGAGCAAGACTTAGCCTCAATCAAGACTGA
- a CDS encoding DUF1080 domain-containing protein, whose amino-acid sequence MKRMSKLAAGLLIGAAAFQFSGVASGQDDGWITLLDSTKKGDWTEVGKANWEMKDGALAADKLDDGKVLSYLVSKDSYKDFQIRAEFWTDEEANSGIFIRCDARDKIDSKICYEVNIFDKRPDPSYGTGAIVDVAKVDPMPKAAGKWNTYEITAQGSHLVVVLNGQKTADVQDSRHNAGGPFALQYGSGVVKFRKVQIKPL is encoded by the coding sequence ATGAAGCGTATGTCGAAACTTGCGGCCGGTTTGCTGATCGGCGCCGCCGCTTTCCAGTTTTCGGGCGTGGCGTCGGGCCAGGACGATGGCTGGATCACGCTGCTCGACAGCACCAAAAAGGGTGACTGGACCGAAGTCGGCAAGGCCAATTGGGAGATGAAGGACGGCGCGCTCGCCGCCGACAAGCTCGACGACGGCAAGGTTCTCTCCTATCTAGTCAGCAAGGATTCCTACAAGGACTTCCAGATCAGGGCGGAGTTCTGGACCGATGAGGAAGCCAATAGCGGCATCTTCATCCGCTGCGACGCCAGGGACAAGATCGATTCCAAGATCTGCTACGAGGTCAATATTTTCGACAAGCGGCCCGACCCGAGCTACGGCACCGGCGCGATCGTCGATGTCGCCAAGGTCGATCCGATGCCGAAGGCGGCGGGCAAATGGAACACCTACGAGATCACCGCCCAGGGCTCGCATCTCGTGGTCGTGCTCAACGGCCAGAAGACCGCCGACGTCCAGGACAGCAGGCACAATGCCGGCGGGCCGTTCGCGCTTCAGTACGGCTCGGGCGTCGTCAAGTTCCGCAAGGTGCAGATCAAGCCGCTGTAA